One window from the genome of Alnus glutinosa chromosome 13, dhAlnGlut1.1, whole genome shotgun sequence encodes:
- the LOC133854230 gene encoding scarecrow-like protein 22 produces the protein MRGMPFQLQGKGVFEIAGFAPICAWNSNNHKKEELLGFGSNDNSTGHNNNKEPTSVLHMRRSPSPPTSASTLSSSFGGGGGGGSSEPPPAVTAPEHGPTRKDEWASELQPFPSGLEAVTGGGERCALGLEDWESMLSETAASPSHGQEHSLLRWIAGDVDDPSFGLKQLLQTANNPLDLDGNAGLGVVDQGPGGFEPIGGVSGTGNLITSINPSPNLSAFPASGGFTNSNSNSNSSGKNGGTIVPSSSGVLNYKVSGVGLNSSNNSNCNIQNPVYCCSANSLPLPVTLHPGMIYQQQQFEAPDEKPQIVNPQVLLNQQPHSQNPNFFLPLSFSQQEQHLLQPPHPKRPNWVGLDPLTPIPKVPFGDPGHEFLLRKHQQQQQQLQPQHLGFSSGVQFLPQHHLQQQKPQMVPKLQKMGPGEEDMAHQHHQQQQQQLQQQQFALVDQLYKAAELVETGNFSHAQGILARLNHQLSPVGKPLHRAAFYFKEALQLLLLMNNPVTSPPPRSPTPFDVIFKMGAYKVFSEISPLIQFVNFTCNQALLEALDDVGRIHIVDFDIGFGAQWASFMQELPVRNRGAPSLKITAFASPYTHHAIELGLMRDNLTQFANEIGISFELEVVNFDCLDQASYSLPILRAAENEAVAVNFPIWSSSNQPAALPSLLRFVKQLSPKIVVSLDRGCDRTDLPFPQHVVQALHSYINLLESLDAVNVTSDAVSKIEKFLLQPKIESTVLGRFRAPDKMPLWKTLFASAGFSPLTFSNFTETQAECVVKRTPVRGFHVEKRQASLVLCWQHRELISASAWRC, from the coding sequence atGAGAGGGATGCCCTTTCAGCTACAGGGAAAGGGGGTCTTTGAAATCGCAGGCTTTGCTCCGATTTGTGCTTGGAACAGTAACAATCATAAGAAAGAAGAGCTTCTTGGCTTTGGGAGCAACGACAACAGCACCGgacacaacaacaacaaggaGCCCACCTCTGTGCTTCATATGAGAAGAAGCCCGAGCCCTCCCACATCGGCATCGACTCTGTCTTCCTCTTTCGGTggcggaggaggaggaggctcCTCGGAACCACCGCCTGCCGTAACCGCGCCCGAACACGGACCCACTCGAAAGGACGAATGGGCATCGGAGCTCCAACCGTTTCCGAGCGGACTAGAGGCGGTCACTGGCGGAGGGGAGAGATGCGCGCTTGGATTGGAAGACTGGGAGAGCATGTTATCGGAAACGGCGGCGTCGCCGAGCCACGGGCAGGAGCATTCGCTGCTGCGTTGGATCGCGGGCGATGTGGACGACCCGTCGTTCGGCCTCAAACAGCTCTTGCAGACTGCGAACAATCCTCTCGATTTAGACGGCAATGCCGGGCTGGGAGTCGTCGATCAGGGTCCCGGCGGGTTCGAGCCCATCGGAGGCGTTTCGGGTACTGGTAATCTAATTACAAGCATTAATCCCAGTCCTAATCTTTCTGCTTTTCCAGCTTCTGGGGGTTTTACAAATAGCAACAGCAACAGTAATAGTAGTGGAAAGAATGGTGGTACAATTGTTCCAAGCTCTTCTGGGGTCCTAAATTACAAGGTTTCTGGTGTCGGGTTGAacagcagcaacaacagcaaTTGTAATATACAAAACCCAGTTTATTGTTGCTCAGCTAACAGTCTCCCTCTTCCAGTTACTTTGCATCCTGGCATGATTTATCAGCAGCAACAGTTTGAAGCCCCAGATGAGAAGCCCCAGATTGTGAATCCGCAGGTGTTGTTGAACCAACAGCCACACTCTCAAAATCCCAACTTTTTTCTGCCATTGTCTTTTTCCCAACAGGAACAGCACCTCCTGCAGCCTCCCCATCCGAAGCGACCCAACTGGGTTGGGTTAGATCCTCtcactccgatcccgaaggttCCTTTTGGCGATCCTGGGCACGAGTTTTTGCTCAGAAAGcatcagcagcagcagcaacagcTACAGCCACAACATCTGGGTTTCTCTTCAGGAGTGCAATTTCTTCCTCAGCATCATCTTCAGCAACAAAAGCCACAGATGGTGCCCAAGCTGCAGAAAATGGGACCTGGCGAAGAGGACATGGCCCACCAGCACcatcagcagcagcagcagcaactaCAACAACAACAGTTTGCTTTGGTCGACCAGCTCTATAAGGCCGCAGAGCTGGTAGAGACTGGGAATTTCTCACACGCGCAAGGGATATTGGCGCGGCTCAATCACCAGCTCTCCCCTGTTGGAAAGCCCCTCCATAGGGCTGCTTTCTACTTCAAGGAGGCTCTGCAATTGCTCCTCCTTATGAACAACCCAGTCACCTCCCCTCCACCAAGGAGCCCCACCCCATTTGATGTTATCTTCAAGATGGGCGCTTACAAAGTCTTCTCCGAAATCTCACCGCTTATTCAGTTTGTCAATTTCACCTGCAACCAGGCCCTCCTTGAAGCTCTGGATGATGTTGGCCGTATTCATATTGTGGATTTTGATATTGGGTTTGGTGCACAGTGGGCGTCGTTTATGCAAGAACTTCCAGTTAGGAACAGGGGTGCCCCATCATTGAAAATCACTGCCTTTGCCTCTCCTTACACCCATCATGCCATTGAGCTCGGGCTTATGCGCGACAACTTAACGCAGTTTGCTAATGAGATTGGAATAAGTTTTGAGCTTGAAGTGGTGAACTTTGATTGCTTGGACCAAGCCTCTTATTCCCTGCCCATTCTGCGAGCGGCTGAGAATGAGGCAGTTGCAGTGAATTTTCCCATTTGGTCTTCTTCCAATCAACCGGCTGCGCTTCCTTCTCTCCTCCGCTTTGTGAAGCAGCTCTCGCCGAAAATTGTGGTGTCCTTGGACCGAGGGTGTGATAGAACCGATCTTCCCTTCCCACAACATGTTGTACAAGCTCTCCACTCCTACATAAATCTCTTGGAGTCTCTGGATGCTGTTAATGTGACTTCGGATGCTGTGAGCAAGATTGAGAAGTTCCTTCTTCAGCCTAAGATCGAAAGCACTGTTCTGGGGCGTTTCCGAGCCCCAGACAAAATGCCCCTTTGGAAAACACTCTTTGCCTCCGCCGGGTTCTCACCTTTAACATTCAGCAACTTCACTGAAACTCAGGCAGAATGTGTGGTGAAGAGGACTCCGGTTAGGGGGTTTCATGTTGAGAAGCGCCAGGCGTCGCTTGTGCTGTGCTGGCAGCATCGGGAGCTCATCTCAGCTTCAGCTTGGAGGTGCTGA